A window of the Helianthus annuus cultivar XRQ/B chromosome 4, HanXRQr2.0-SUNRISE, whole genome shotgun sequence genome harbors these coding sequences:
- the LOC110937145 gene encoding co-chaperone protein p23-1 isoform X2 produces the protein MSRHPILKWAQRDDLVYITIDLPDAKDVKLKLEPEGKFHFSATSGADNIPYEIDINLYDKVDVNESKASVGSRNILYLVKKKESKWWNRLVKEEGRTPVFIKVDWNKWVDEDEQDEKAGPDMEYDDVNFSSLNIGGGGEEDYEDDDESDSEEETESITEEQTVSSEPGASSSQVEVKC, from the exons ATGAG TCGACATCCTATTTTAAAGTGGGCCCAGAGGGACGATTTGGTTTATATAACAATTGATCTGCCGGATGCTAAGGATGTGAAGCTGAAACTGGAGCCAGAGGGAAAGTTTCACTTCTCGGCGACAAGTGGCGCTGATAATATACCTTATGAAATAGATATCAACCTTTATGACAAGGTAGATGTCAAT GAGAGCAAGGCTAGTGTCGGGTCAAGAAATATTTTGTACCTTGTAAAGAAGAAAGAGAGTAAATGGTGGAACCGACTTGTAAAGGAAGAGGGAAGAACCCCGGTGTTCATCAAGGTTGACTGGAACAAGTGGGTGGATGAAGATGAACAGGATGAAAAGG CTGGGCCTGACATGGAATATGATGACGTTAATTTCTCG AGTCTCAACATTGGTGGTGGCGGAGAAGAAGATTATGAAG ATGATGAtgagagtgatagcgaagaagAAACAGAAAGTATCACGGAGGAGCAAACTGTTAGCAGTGAACCGGGTGCCAGCAGCAGTCAAGTTGAGGTTAAATGTTAA
- the LOC110937145 gene encoding co-chaperone protein p23-1 isoform X1 produces MSRHPILKWAQRDDLVYITIDLPDAKDVKLKLEPEGKFHFSATSGADNIPYEIDINLYDKVDVNESKASVGSRNILYLVKKKESKWWNRLVKEEGRTPVFIKVDWNKWVDEDEQDEKAAGPDMEYDDVNFSSLNIGGGGEEDYEDDDESDSEEETESITEEQTVSSEPGASSSQVEVKC; encoded by the exons ATGAG TCGACATCCTATTTTAAAGTGGGCCCAGAGGGACGATTTGGTTTATATAACAATTGATCTGCCGGATGCTAAGGATGTGAAGCTGAAACTGGAGCCAGAGGGAAAGTTTCACTTCTCGGCGACAAGTGGCGCTGATAATATACCTTATGAAATAGATATCAACCTTTATGACAAGGTAGATGTCAAT GAGAGCAAGGCTAGTGTCGGGTCAAGAAATATTTTGTACCTTGTAAAGAAGAAAGAGAGTAAATGGTGGAACCGACTTGTAAAGGAAGAGGGAAGAACCCCGGTGTTCATCAAGGTTGACTGGAACAAGTGGGTGGATGAAGATGAACAGGATGAAAAGG CAGCTGGGCCTGACATGGAATATGATGACGTTAATTTCTCG AGTCTCAACATTGGTGGTGGCGGAGAAGAAGATTATGAAG ATGATGAtgagagtgatagcgaagaagAAACAGAAAGTATCACGGAGGAGCAAACTGTTAGCAGTGAACCGGGTGCCAGCAGCAGTCAAGTTGAGGTTAAATGTTAA